A stretch of the Rosa rugosa chromosome 5, drRosRugo1.1, whole genome shotgun sequence genome encodes the following:
- the LOC133709195 gene encoding conserved oligomeric Golgi complex subunit 8-like codes for MESSPASSLLPQQHHAYVSELLSFPLARLNKEPELLRLHEDRIQSQIQDLMAGNYRALVHAAHTSLSVQDELSSIDKNLKSLTLEKIPELTNACTEFVDTLEKRKKMNQTQHLLEIPQLMETCVRDENYDEALELEAFVRKLSTMHPKLAVVRDLAEQVRKITQSLVSQLLQKLRSDFEKPEAEYCLQIVGYLRRAEVYSEYELRLQFLRCRQAWLTGMLEDLDERNPYEYLKGMISCHRKHLVDIVNQCVLVNYDEDDGGLLNSWLMHQVTSHLETLKILLPNISDGVSLSNILEESMYCGMVLGRVIGLDFRGMLPPIFEEAVVNMFSNNVSRAVEGFQLVLDSHRWVLLPAIANSSVGGGGNDDDDDVIEPPYCLMDHPPLAVFVNGVSAAMNELRPCAPLSLKHELSKELIKGLKAVSDNLMTYNATSGILLRENKESELFLSLCQAFIEITYPHCAKCFGRCYPGGAASVMDAKSLCDSIRRLVMTVSPRPKPPIGNRDGNENY; via the coding sequence ATGGAGTCATCTCCGGCGTCTAGTCTCCTCCCTCAACAACACCACGCCTACGTCTCTGAGCTCCTCTCCTTCCCCCTCGCTCGCCTTAACAAGGAACCGGAGCTTCTCCGGCTCCACGAGGACCGAATCCAGAGCCAAATCCAAGACTTGATGGCTGGTAATTACCGAGCATTAGTTCACGCTGCGCATACCTCTTTGTCAGTTCAAGACGAACTATCTTCCATTGACAAGAATCTTAAATCTCTGACGTTGGAGAAGATCCCCGAGTTAACGAATGCATGCACCGAGTTTGTTGACACtttggagaagaggaagaagatgaaccaAACACAGCACTTACTTGAAATCCCTCAACTAATGGAAACATGTGTGAGGGATGAGAACTATGATGAGGCTCTAGAGTTAGAAGCCTTTGTTCGCAAGCTTTCGACTATGCACCCCAAATTGGCAGTTGTTAGAGATCTGGCTGAACAGGTCAGGAAGATCACTCAATCTCTTGTGTCCCAGCTTCTTCAGAAACTTCGTTCGGATTTCGAGAAACCCGAGGCTGAATACTGCCTCCAGATTGTTGGATATTTACGTAGAGCAGAAGTGTATAGTGAGTATGAACTGCGGTTGCAGTTTTTGAGATGTAGGCAGGCATGGCTTACAGGAATGTTGGAGGATTTGGATGAGAGAAACCCTTACGAGTACCTCAAGGGGATGATTAGTTGTCACAGAAAGCATCTAGTTGATATTGTTAATCAATGTGTGTTGGTAAATTACGATGAAGATGATGGTGGTCTTCTCAATAGTTGGCTTATGCACCAAGTAACCTCACACCTTGAGACTCTCAAAATTCTGCTTCCAAATATAAGCGACGGAGTGTCGCTATCTAATATTCTAGAGGAATCCATGTATTGCGGCATGGTGCTTGGTAGGGTGATTGGGCTAGATTTCAGGGGTATGCTACCACCAATTTTCGAAGAGGCGGTTGTCAACATGTTCTCAAACAATGTGAGTAGAGCAGTTGAAGGTTTTCAGTTGGTTTTGGATTCACATCGTTGGGTTCTACTACCAGCTATAGCAAATAGtagtgttggtggtggtggtaatgatgatgatgacgacgTAATTGAACCTCCGTATTGTCTTATGGATCATCCACCTCTGGCTGTTTTTGTTAATGGAGTGTCTGCGGCGATGAATGAGCTCCGGCCCTGTGCACCCTTAAGTTTGAAGCATGAGCTTTCTAAAGAGTTGATCAAGGGATTGAAGGCTGTTTCCGACAATTTGATGACTTACAATGCAACATCTGGGATACTACTGAGAGAAAACAAAGAGTCTGAACTTTTTCTCTCACTTTGTCAAGCATTCATTGAGATTACTTACCCACATTGTGCCAAGTGCTTTGGTCGCTGTTACCCTGGCGGAGCTGCTTCAGTCATGGATGCTAAGAGTTTATGTGACAGCATTCGCCGCCTAGTGATGACAGTCTCTCCCAGACCAAAACCTCCAATTGGTAATAGAGACGGAAATGAAAACTACTGA